The following are encoded together in the Myxococcales bacterium genome:
- a CDS encoding tetratricopeptide repeat protein: MTGDLGAAEREATALAERLGPNEPTPWIEMGYALELAHRYEDALGMYDRASDVAPKNPAGARAGGMRAAQWGEAELAEPRLAESLRRDPKDAKVWHALGLARLKLRDLKGAKQAYASGLVAAPASLDNRLGLATVAVAEGDAAGALEQYDLLARARPKLGDVQLGRAWALMKLGRLDDAEVAIGKAESSGGSPAAIRAQKHLLARLRATAEPQRIR; encoded by the coding sequence TTGACGGGTGACCTGGGGGCGGCGGAGAGGGAGGCAACCGCCCTCGCCGAGCGCCTCGGTCCCAACGAACCGACGCCGTGGATCGAGATGGGCTACGCCCTCGAGCTCGCGCATCGGTACGAAGACGCTCTCGGCATGTACGACCGCGCGTCCGACGTTGCGCCGAAGAACCCGGCGGGCGCCCGCGCCGGCGGCATGCGCGCCGCCCAGTGGGGCGAAGCAGAGCTGGCAGAACCACGCCTGGCCGAGTCGCTGCGACGTGATCCCAAGGACGCGAAGGTCTGGCACGCTCTGGGACTGGCGCGGCTCAAGCTGCGAGATTTGAAGGGTGCGAAGCAGGCGTACGCGTCCGGATTGGTCGCGGCGCCAGCGTCGCTCGACAACCGTTTGGGGCTCGCGACGGTCGCAGTCGCGGAGGGGGACGCCGCGGGCGCGCTCGAACAGTACGACCTGCTCGCGCGTGCCCGCCCGAAGCTCGGGGACGTGCAGCTCGGACGCGCCTGGGCGCTCATGAAGCTCGGGCGGCTGGACGACGCCGAGGTGGCGATCGGGAAGGCGGAAAGCTCCGGCGGAAGTCCCGCGGCAATTCGCGCCCAAAAGCACCTGTTGGCGCGCCTGAGAGCCACTGCGGAACCGCAACGGATTCGCTGA
- a CDS encoding 3-hydroxybutyryl-CoA dehydrogenase (converts (S)-3-hydroxybutanoyl-CoA to 3-acetoacetyl-CoA) encodes MIRISSRRSSIASGWEDRCPRSSSIASFSRPLCTSRRARCSAPAPLATVLLSDASIERAQQAKDKIAKIMAKQVAKGRATAAEVETLLGHITPHATGEALDSADLVVEAATENLELKTALFKSLDAKMRPEAILASNTSSISITRLAGQTSRPDRVIGMHFMNPVPLMKLVELVRGVQTSNETYTTIRELSEKLGKTVITSKDQPGFVVNRMLVPFLNEACFALQEGLGTPEDIDQGAKLGLNHPMGPLELADLIGLDTLLFISEVLHREFGDDKYRPATLLRNLVAAGWYGRKVGRGFYVYDEKGQNTGRAFER; translated from the coding sequence ATGATACGGATCAGCAGCCGGCGCTCGTCGATCGCCTCCGGGTGGGAGGACAGATGTCCACGCAGCAGCTCGATCGCCTCTTTTTCGCGCCCTTTGTGTACGAGCAGGCGCGCACGCTGCAGTGCCCCGGCGCCGCTCGCGACCGTACTGCTCAGTGACGCCTCGATCGAACGGGCCCAACAGGCCAAGGACAAGATCGCGAAGATCATGGCCAAGCAGGTGGCCAAGGGCCGGGCCACGGCCGCCGAGGTCGAGACCTTGCTGGGTCACATCACGCCACACGCCACGGGGGAGGCGCTCGACAGCGCTGATCTGGTGGTGGAGGCCGCGACGGAGAACCTCGAGCTGAAGACGGCGTTGTTCAAGTCGCTCGACGCCAAGATGCGCCCCGAGGCGATCCTCGCGTCGAACACCTCCAGCATCAGCATCACCCGCCTCGCCGGGCAAACGTCGCGCCCCGACCGAGTGATCGGCATGCACTTCATGAATCCAGTTCCACTGATGAAGCTGGTGGAGCTGGTGCGCGGAGTGCAGACCAGCAACGAGACCTATACGACGATCCGCGAGCTGAGCGAGAAGCTGGGCAAGACGGTGATCACCAGCAAGGACCAGCCGGGTTTCGTGGTGAACCGCATGCTCGTGCCGTTCTTGAACGAGGCCTGCTTCGCTCTGCAAGAAGGCCTGGGCACGCCCGAGGACATCGACCAGGGGGCCAAGCTCGGGTTGAACCACCCGATGGGACCGCTCGAGCTCGCGGATCTGATCGGCCTCGACACGCTGCTGTTCATCTCGGAGGTGCTGCACCGCGAGTTCGGCGACGACAAGTATCGTCCGGCCACGCTGCTCAGAAATCTGGTGGCCGCCGGCTGGTATGGCAGGAAGGTCGGCCGCGGTTTCTACGTGTACGACGAAAAAGGCCAGAACACCGGCCGTGCATTCGAGAGGTAA